Sequence from the Pseudomonadota bacterium genome:
ATATCAGAGATTGGGGATGTTGATGTTGTGCTGTCGGGTCGTGAAATTTTGGAAGAGGATTTAAAGAATCTTTTTTCTTTAGCCCAAAATAATCTAAAAATGAATCAATCCCGCAGAATCTATCCTTTGGAATTAATCCATGCCTTTCCAATAGGATATACTGTAGACGGAAATCGTTTTATACGTGATCCACGTGGAATGTTTGCAGAACGTTTAGGGGTAAGTTTGCATGTTGTAACATTGCCTTCTACAATTTTTAAAAACTTGGTTCAAGGCGTTGGAAGATGTCATTTAGAGCTTTCTCAAATTGTAAGTTCTGCTTATGCTTCTGCTTTGTCAACATTGGTTGAAGATGAAATGGATTTAGGCGTTGTTCTTGTCAATATGGGAGGTGGAACGACAACCTATTCCGTTTTTTCTGATGGTCATTGCGTTGCTTTAGGAATGATTCCTTTAGGGGGGAGTCATATCACAAGTGATATTGCTCAAGGATTGTCAACGCCATTTTCTCATGCAGAACGCTTAAAAACGCTTTATGGAAGCGCCCTGGAGTCTGCCAGCGATGAAAATGAAACAATTTTAGTTCCTCAAATTGGAGATGATCACGCAATGCCAGGGATGCAAGTTACCAAAGCATCTTTAAATCAAATTATTTGTCCACGTGTAGAAGAGATTTTTGAGATTTTAAAAAATAAAATTGATGCACTTTCCTCTTATAAAGGAGCAACGAGACGGGTTGTATTGACAGGAGGAGCAAGTCAAATGTTTGGACTTAAAGAAGTTGCTTCTACGATTTTGGGAAGAGGGGTACGTCTTGGTAAACCTTTACATATTCGTGGTTTGACAGAAGGATTTAGTAACCCTTCTTTTTCAACTGTATTAGGACTTTTAAATTTTTGTGCTGAAGGATATAAACAAAACTTGTTTATTGATATGAAAATATCATCTTTTAAACATAATTTTTTCTCTTTTTTTAGAAAATTGATTTAATAGTTGTAAAAGCTTCTTTTTTTTTAATAGATTTTATTCGATCTTTTTTAAGAGGCAGTATATAGTATTATTGCAATAAGTTTTTAATTTTAACATACGGAGTTTCACGGATGAACCCTTCACAGTCCTCTTTAAAGATTCTTGGGGCAAAACATGCATCTTTTTCAGATTTAAAACCACGTATAACTGTGGTGGGTGTTGGTGGTGCTGGTGGAAATGCAGTAAATAACATGATTCGCTCAAAGCTTGAAGGGGTTGATTTCATTGTCACCAATACAGATGCACAAGCGCTTTCTCAATCTTTATCAGAAAAAAGAATCCAGCTTGGATTAGGCGCGACGCGCGGTCTTGGAGCTGGATCTCGACCTGATGTTGGACGCGTTGCTGCTGAAGAGGCTCTTGAAGATGTTGTCGAGACAATCAAAGGTTCTCATATGCTTTTTATTACAGCAGGTATGGGAGGTGGAACAGGAACAGGTGCTGCTCCTGTTCTTGCAAGAGCGGCCCGTGATCTTGGAATTCTCACAGTTGGTGTTGTAACGAAGCCATTTCACTTTGAAGGTGCACAACGTATGCGCTCAGCTGAAAAAGGTCTTGAAGACCTTCAACAATTTGTGGATACGCTCATTGTTATTCCGAACCAAAATTTATTTCGTATTGCAAATGAAAAAACAACTTTCTCAGACGCATTTAAACTTGCAGATGATGTTCTTTATTCTGGAGTTCGAGGGGTTACAGATCTTATGATTATGCCGGGGCTGATTAACTTAGACTTCGCAGATGTTCGTTCTGTTATGAGTGAAATGGGGAAAGCCATGATGGGAACCGGCGAGGCAAAAGGAGAAAGACGTGCGATTGAAGCCGCTGAAGCTGCAATTTCAAATCCCCTCTTGGATGATGTATCCATGCAAGGAGCTCGTGGTGTTCTTATCAATATTACGGGTGGTTTTGACATGACTTTATTTGAAGTTGATGAAGCTGCAAACCGAATTCGAGAAGAGGTCGATACAGATGCTCAAATTATTTTTGGATCGACATTTGATGAGAAAATGGAAGGGATTATGAGAGTTTCCGTTGTTGCAACGGGCATAGATGTTCAAGCTTTAAATTTATATGGTCACAAAGCACCACAAATGAATCATGACCTTATCGTAGAAAAAGAAAATAATTCTTCGCAAGTTTCGATGGGAAGTTCGTCTGTTTTAGCTGGCATGGATTCGCTTCCAACTTTTGAAAACCTCGAGATGTCTGACATTTCTGAAATGTCCTTGACCCCAGAAATTTCTGAAGAAAAAGAAGAAATAGTACCTTCTCAAAAAGAGACATCTGTTGCTGATATTTCTCCGAACGCATCTTCTTATTCAACGTGGGATTTGGGATCTAAAACGCAAAAAGAAGAGCGCAAGCCTGGTTTTTTTGAGAGGTTAATGGGTTTTAAGGTCTCCCGACTTGATTCAACTGAAAACGCAGATCGCAAATCTGGATCCACAGGCACGCCTGAAAGAACACAAAATCGTGGAAATTCTGAATTTATTGTTCAAGGGAGTCTTCCTGGCATTGAAGAGGAAGTTTCTGAAGAAGATCTTCAAATTCCTGCCTTTTTAAGGCGTGGAAATCCTTAAGAAATTTTTTAAAGAAAATTTAGAGAAGGAATTTGATTTAAAAGGGGAAATCTTATAAAGTTCTCTTTTAATTCATTTATGAAGAGGATTCCCCTTGACGCGTACGCAGAAGCTTATCACCTGTATTCAGAAAAATTTTGAACAATATACCAATAGAAAAAAAAATAATTTCTTCCATGCCCAAGATATGCACTTTCATCGTTTTCTTGTGCCAAAGGGATTAAAGATATTAGATCTTGGTGCGGGAAATGGTGATTTACTAGCTTCGCTTTCACCAGCTTTAGGCGTTGGTGTCGATTTAAGTCCAGACCTTGTTGCTTATGCCAAAAAAAAACATCCTTCCTTAACTTTTTTTGAAGCAGATGTTGAAGAAGGTCTTTCTTGTCTAAAAGATCAAATTTTCGATATCATCATCCTTTCTGATACAATTGGGTTTTTGAATGATATTCAAAATACATTAGAATCTCTTCAGAAGTTCTGCTCTTCAGAAACACGCATCATTATTAGTTATTATTCAAAATATTGGGAACCTATTTTGAAGTGTGCAGAGTTTTTAAAGCTTAAAAAACCGACAATTGAACAAAATTATTTGGTAACAGGGGATATAGAACATC
This genomic interval carries:
- the ftsA gene encoding cell division protein FtsA; protein product: MISKNGLIAALDIGSTKVCAAIARVESDQNLRLLGIGQQISKGLKSGAIVDMEALEISILNAVHSAEEMASETIQNIVVGCSSGVISEIGDVDVVLSGREILEEDLKNLFSLAQNNLKMNQSRRIYPLELIHAFPIGYTVDGNRFIRDPRGMFAERLGVSLHVVTLPSTIFKNLVQGVGRCHLELSQIVSSAYASALSTLVEDEMDLGVVLVNMGGGTTTYSVFSDGHCVALGMIPLGGSHITSDIAQGLSTPFSHAERLKTLYGSALESASDENETILVPQIGDDHAMPGMQVTKASLNQIICPRVEEIFEILKNKIDALSSYKGATRRVVLTGGASQMFGLKEVASTILGRGVRLGKPLHIRGLTEGFSNPSFSTVLGLLNFCAEGYKQNLFIDMKISSFKHNFFSFFRKLI
- the ftsZ gene encoding cell division protein FtsZ; translated protein: MNPSQSSLKILGAKHASFSDLKPRITVVGVGGAGGNAVNNMIRSKLEGVDFIVTNTDAQALSQSLSEKRIQLGLGATRGLGAGSRPDVGRVAAEEALEDVVETIKGSHMLFITAGMGGGTGTGAAPVLARAARDLGILTVGVVTKPFHFEGAQRMRSAEKGLEDLQQFVDTLIVIPNQNLFRIANEKTTFSDAFKLADDVLYSGVRGVTDLMIMPGLINLDFADVRSVMSEMGKAMMGTGEAKGERRAIEAAEAAISNPLLDDVSMQGARGVLINITGGFDMTLFEVDEAANRIREEVDTDAQIIFGSTFDEKMEGIMRVSVVATGIDVQALNLYGHKAPQMNHDLIVEKENNSSQVSMGSSSVLAGMDSLPTFENLEMSDISEMSLTPEISEEKEEIVPSQKETSVADISPNASSYSTWDLGSKTQKEERKPGFFERLMGFKVSRLDSTENADRKSGSTGTPERTQNRGNSEFIVQGSLPGIEEEVSEEDLQIPAFLRRGNP